AGCTTTATGATACATGTTATGCACATATTCAAAATTGGCCTCATCCATAACAGCAATATGGTCAAAGCCATCAAAGTCTTCTTCCGAAAGTTTACGACCAATATGGTTTGTCACCAAGTCATTCTCTTCTAAGACCTCCAAACTCCTCCTATCAGGACTTTTACCTATATGATAACCGGCTGTTCCCGCAGAATCGACCTCAAAAGAATCTGAAAGTCCTCTTCTTCTCACTATTTCTCTGAAAGACGCTTCCCCTAAAGGTGACCTACAGATATTCCCCAAACACACGAAAAGTACTTTTACCATAATTGAAATTTAATCTTGAAATTAAAGATAAGCTTATGCTTTCTAAAAAGTAAAGCCTTGTCAAATGAAATCAAAAGATTCCAGACAAGGCTTATAAATTCTTTATATAAATCGTCGATTAACTACTCCACTTCTTCCATCAGTTTTCCATCTCCATCCACTAGAACAAAAACAGTTTCGCCCTCTTTCTTCATCAAATATTTTTCACGACCGAACTTCTCAAGGGCATCCAAGTTATTTAAAATACCTTTTTCCTTAGCTTTCACTTTAACCAGCTCATCATTATAATACTCAATTTGGCTTTCGTAGCTCCTTAGCTTTTGCCAATATTTGAATTGTGTAATCAGATTGGCACCATCAAAAAAGGTAAGCCAAACCAACAAAAAGCCGAGGCTGTAAACGTAGAAACTGTTCTTTTTAAAGAATTCTGGAAGCTGGAAATTCATTGCACGTATTTTTTATTAGGAAACCAAATTTACGTAAAGAATAACAAATGCGTAAAAGCACCTTATTTAATTTCAAGTCAATCTTCCTGTCGAACGAAATCAACGACATATTTCTCCTGATAACCTATGTTAAAGTTCTTTAGAAATTGGAGCTATTCTATTTTGAAGGTCTTCTTGACGTGATGTTCGTCTTGGTTTTGGGCACAAAAAAACCATCTGATTTCTCAGATGGTTTTTCTATCAATTTGGATTTGTAATTCGTTTACACGAATTATCCTCTAAATTTCAATCCAGGAAAATTTGCAGAAGAACCTAATTCTTCTTCAATTCTCAATAATTGGTTGTATTTCGCCATTCTATCAGAACGAGAAGCAGAACCAGTTTTGATTTGACCTGTGTTAAGAGCTACAGCTAAATCAGCAATTGTAGAATCTTCAGTTTCACCAGAACGGTGAGACATTACAGATGTATATTGGTTTTTATGAGCCAAGTTTACAGTATCAATAGTCTCTGTCAAAGAACCAATTTGGTTAACTTTAATCAAGATAGAGTTAGCAATGCTTTGCTCAATTCCAGTAGAAAGACGCTTCACGTTTGTTACGAACAAATCGTCACCTACTAGTTGAATTTTCTTTCCAGAAAGTCTAGTATGCTCAGCCCATCCAGCCCAGTCATCTTCGTCCATTCCGTCTTCAATAGAAACGATTGGGTATTTATCAGCCCAACTATCCCAATAAGCCGCCATTTCTTCAGATGTCAATTTCTTGCCAGAAGATTTTTTGAACTCATAAAGACCTGTTTCTTTGTTATAAAACTCAGAAGAAGCAGCATCCATAGCAATGAATACATCTTCACCTGGCTTATATCCAGCTTTCTCAATTGCAGTAAGGATAGTTTCAATCGCTTCTTCGTTAGAACCGATGTTTGGAGCAAATCCTCCTTCGTCTCCTACGTTAGTAGAAAATCCTTTTGCACTTAATACTTTCTTAAGGTTATGGAAAACCTCTACACCCATTCTTAAAGACTCAGAGAAAGTATCTGCCTTTGCTGGCATTACCATAAACTCTTGAAAATCAATAGAATTATCAGCATGAGAACCACCATTAATGATGTTCATCATTGGTACTGGTAATGTATTAGCATTAACACCACCTAAGTAACGGTAAAGAGGAAGATCAGCTTCTTGAGCAGCTGCTTTAGCTACTGCCAAAGAAACACCCAAAATAGCGTTTGCTCCTAATTTCCCTTTGTTGGCAGTACCATCAAGGTCAATCATCGTTTGGTCAATTAAGTTTTGCTCCAAAACGTTCATACCTAAAACAGATTCCGCTATCACTGTATTAACATTCTCAATAGCTTTCAAAACACCTTTACCCATGTAAGTGTTTTTGTCGTTATCTCTTAGCTCTACAGCCTCATGAACACCCGTACTAGCTCCAGAAGGAACAGCCGCACGGCCCACATATCCATTAACAGTTCTTACATCTACCTCAACCGTAGGATTTCCTCTAGAATCCAAAATCTGTCTGGCATGTACACTTGCAATTTGACTCATTCTTATTTTTTTACTTTAACAAATACTAGTTAATATTGGAAAACTTCTACTTAAAGAAGCCTTCTCCCTAAATCAGCACAAAGTAAATAAATAATTATTAATGAACATTACATAATAAGAATTCAAGAGCTTTGTTGTTAATAATTTAATAGTAACAAATGAAATATATAATCATTCTAACCTTACTAAGCTTAAACACTTTCGGTCAAGACTTAAGTGGATTGAACATTTCTATTTTTGAAAAAGCTTTGAGAGAGCATTCGCTCCCTTCTCTTTTAGACCTTCGTTCTGAAGAACAATTTCATAGAGGCCATATCAAAAAAGCAATAAACTTAGACTATAACGACTTAGACTTTGAGACACTTATAATCAACCAAATAGACAAGAACCAAGCAGTCTTTTTGTATTCTAACACCACCTTAGAAGCCAATAACGCGTCTATATTTTTAAAAGGCCTAGGCTATAAGGAAGTTTACTACCTCATGAACGGTTTCTCTAATTGGACTGCATCCAGCAAACCTTACGTTTCTTCTCGCCCAGACACCAAGCCCATAGCCGCCTATACCATAGAAAACCTCATGCAAGTTATCAATAGCAACAAGAAGGTTTTTGTCTTTTTAAGTGCTCCATGGTGTAGCCACTGTAAGGTAATGGAGCCTATTATTAGAAAAAACACTGGGAGAGCTAGCGGTATTAAACTTCTCAAAATTGACATCAGCAAAGAAGTGGCCATTGCAGAATACTTCGAAGCTACAGAAACACCAACCTTGCTCTATTTTAAGAATAGCAAACAAGTCTGGAAATATACAGGCGAAATAGAGGAAAATTCTCTTCAAAAGGTCTTGTTTAATCAAGCTAGATAATTGACCTTACATTTTCATTATATTTGTGTTTTACACATTAACCGCTATAAATGATTGCTTTCCTAAAAGGTCGCTTGGCACATAAAGACCCCACACATGTTTTAATTGATGTTGGGGGAGTTGGTTATTTTGTCAAAATCTCATTGCAGACCTATTCCGCTTTAAAAGATACGGATGAACTGGTAAAACTTCATACCCTTTTAATAGTTAGAGAAGACTCGCATACACTCTTTGGTTTTTCCAAACAAGAAGAAAAAGAGCTGTTTGAGCATTTGATTTCCGTTTCCGGCATAGGACCGAGCATAGCTATTGTAATGCTATCCTCTTTATCGTCCGAAGAAATCATTCAGGCTATTGTTTCTGAAGACGTACCAACTATTCAAGGAGTAAAAGGTATAGGAGCCAAAACAGCTCAAAGAGCCATTATAGAACTAAAAGATAAATTAAAGAAAGAGCTAGTTGCAGGCGGTGTTAACCCTACAGTTTTTGCTTCTCAAAATCTAACTTTAAGAAGTGAGGCCTTAACTGCATTAGTAACATTAGGCATTCCGAAAAATGCTGCTGAGAAAAATATTGACACCATTTTACGTAGAACGGGTGGAGACGTTTCGCTCGAAGAGCTAATAAAACTTGCCCTTAGATAAAAAACGATAGCAAAAGTGTCATTTGAAAAGAATAATGGCAGGATTTTAGTCGTTTAAACACAAAACATAGCAGGCTG
This sequence is a window from Arcticibacterium luteifluviistationis. Protein-coding genes within it:
- a CDS encoding thioredoxin domain-containing protein, with product MKYIIILTLLSLNTFGQDLSGLNISIFEKALREHSLPSLLDLRSEEQFHRGHIKKAINLDYNDLDFETLIINQIDKNQAVFLYSNTTLEANNASIFLKGLGYKEVYYLMNGFSNWTASSKPYVSSRPDTKPIAAYTIENLMQVINSNKKVFVFLSAPWCSHCKVMEPIIRKNTGRASGIKLLKIDISKEVAIAEYFEATETPTLLYFKNSKQVWKYTGEIEENSLQKVLFNQAR
- the eno gene encoding phosphopyruvate hydratase; translated protein: MSQIASVHARQILDSRGNPTVEVDVRTVNGYVGRAAVPSGASTGVHEAVELRDNDKNTYMGKGVLKAIENVNTVIAESVLGMNVLEQNLIDQTMIDLDGTANKGKLGANAILGVSLAVAKAAAQEADLPLYRYLGGVNANTLPVPMMNIINGGSHADNSIDFQEFMVMPAKADTFSESLRMGVEVFHNLKKVLSAKGFSTNVGDEGGFAPNIGSNEEAIETILTAIEKAGYKPGEDVFIAMDAASSEFYNKETGLYEFKKSSGKKLTSEEMAAYWDSWADKYPIVSIEDGMDEDDWAGWAEHTRLSGKKIQLVGDDLFVTNVKRLSTGIEQSIANSILIKVNQIGSLTETIDTVNLAHKNQYTSVMSHRSGETEDSTIADLAVALNTGQIKTGSASRSDRMAKYNQLLRIEEELGSSANFPGLKFRG
- the ruvA gene encoding Holliday junction branch migration protein RuvA; the protein is MIAFLKGRLAHKDPTHVLIDVGGVGYFVKISLQTYSALKDTDELVKLHTLLIVREDSHTLFGFSKQEEKELFEHLISVSGIGPSIAIVMLSSLSSEEIIQAIVSEDVPTIQGVKGIGAKTAQRAIIELKDKLKKELVAGGVNPTVFASQNLTLRSEALTALVTLGIPKNAAEKNIDTILRRTGGDVSLEELIKLALR
- a CDS encoding FtsB family cell division protein gives rise to the protein MNFQLPEFFKKNSFYVYSLGFLLVWLTFFDGANLITQFKYWQKLRSYESQIEYYNDELVKVKAKEKGILNNLDALEKFGREKYLMKKEGETVFVLVDGDGKLMEEVE
- a CDS encoding low molecular weight protein-tyrosine-phosphatase yields the protein MVKVLFVCLGNICRSPLGEASFREIVRRRGLSDSFEVDSAGTAGYHIGKSPDRRSLEVLEENDLVTNHIGRKLSEEDFDGFDHIAVMDEANFEYVHNMYHKAKNMPPPAEKLFLIRDFDPEVRGVQEVPDPYYESHEAFQEVYKILWRSNEALLEHLMDLHNIEEPSDEEE